In Candidatus Desulforudis audaxviator MP104C, a genomic segment contains:
- a CDS encoding MEDS domain-containing protein, translating to MPEHSLGLLDLPRGSHAVLLTSRSNFNYEPIAEFIAAGLAAGERCLVLTGDGRFAERFSHWFQQVRERGALDLKPLYEYVAREQFGFRASDGFYLREGTFRSDVVIRQWRHLLAEARAAGHRGLRVVGEVGWLWHSVNLRGFLRYEDELSQRLPDGDFTALCVYFAEDLKPVDLEQLIQSHTDGFFQTREGLVRPPAGKRLLSVLHSSLINTARLVEANRQITFLGQLAGAISYKHEPSEIARTSVDLLVRYLEARAGFLMEIDFASGAVGEVATVGLEPAEVGNIRALEPPELGRTRCYQAAVNGLPLIQSRSDCPLCDRFFRCDDGLCLVIPVKHLQKRIGALVIVCENTADLANLGTDWLLAVGDTIGTAYEYQKQHRRWIQENSRAEKMRSLGILTSGIAHDFNNLLAVIIGNLQLAREKTTDRFLQANLEQAYTAARDASALVRRVQEFYRPAAREFRLVSVSELVRDAVTLTRNRWHNAALAEGVHIEIVQDLRSAAFVSGAASALRDALVNILINAFDAVNGRGGTVTIRTWDTGSSINVSVSDDGCGIPPEALPYVFDPFFTTKGERGSGLGLGITHNIITAHGGSIGVQSTPGQGTTFDIVLPAAQPEPQAPEESGRPPESHNYAEVLLIDDEPVVLDTLKGLLSALGCRVQAAAGGYEALELLEHNRFDAVFCDLAMPGLNGLEVGVRVKSAYPDLPFVLVTGWVDPVLDEVMKESVDLVLRKPVMLSDLRGALQRVVRLPVPDRVKNRPGRDRRAGRARPE from the coding sequence ATGCCGGAGCATTCCCTGGGACTTTTGGACTTGCCCCGGGGCAGTCACGCGGTTCTTTTGACTTCACGCTCCAACTTCAATTACGAACCGATCGCCGAGTTCATCGCCGCCGGCCTGGCCGCCGGCGAGCGGTGCCTGGTACTCACCGGGGATGGCCGATTTGCGGAACGGTTCTCCCACTGGTTCCAACAGGTGCGCGAACGGGGAGCCCTCGACCTGAAACCGCTCTACGAGTATGTCGCGCGGGAGCAGTTCGGCTTCCGGGCGTCTGACGGCTTCTACCTGCGGGAAGGAACCTTCCGGTCCGACGTGGTGATCCGGCAGTGGCGGCACCTGCTGGCCGAGGCGCGGGCGGCGGGCCACCGGGGGCTGCGGGTGGTCGGGGAAGTCGGCTGGCTGTGGCACAGCGTGAACCTCCGGGGCTTTCTGCGCTACGAAGACGAACTATCCCAACGGCTGCCGGACGGGGACTTCACCGCTCTTTGCGTGTACTTTGCCGAAGACTTAAAGCCGGTAGACCTTGAACAGTTGATACAGTCTCATACCGATGGCTTCTTCCAGACCCGGGAGGGGTTGGTGCGGCCGCCGGCCGGGAAGCGTCTGCTATCGGTACTCCACAGCAGCCTGATCAACACCGCCCGCCTGGTGGAGGCCAACCGGCAGATCACCTTTCTGGGCCAGCTCGCCGGGGCGATCTCTTACAAGCACGAGCCATCGGAGATCGCGCGGACCTCGGTGGACCTGTTGGTGCGGTACCTGGAAGCCCGGGCCGGCTTCCTGATGGAGATCGACTTCGCCTCCGGCGCGGTGGGGGAAGTGGCGACCGTCGGCCTGGAGCCTGCGGAGGTGGGAAACATCCGCGCGCTCGAACCCCCGGAGTTGGGCCGGACCCGCTGTTACCAGGCGGCGGTAAACGGCCTGCCGCTAATTCAAAGCCGCAGTGATTGTCCCTTATGTGACCGGTTCTTCAGGTGTGACGACGGGCTTTGCCTGGTGATTCCGGTAAAGCACCTGCAGAAGAGGATCGGGGCGCTGGTGATTGTCTGCGAAAACACGGCGGATCTGGCGAACCTGGGGACGGACTGGCTGCTGGCGGTCGGGGACACCATCGGCACGGCCTACGAGTACCAAAAGCAGCACCGCCGGTGGATCCAGGAAAACTCCCGGGCCGAGAAAATGCGCTCCTTGGGGATCCTTACCAGCGGCATCGCCCACGATTTTAACAACCTGCTGGCAGTCATTATCGGTAATCTCCAACTGGCCCGGGAAAAGACCACCGACCGGTTCTTGCAGGCCAACCTGGAACAGGCGTACACGGCGGCCCGGGACGCATCCGCACTGGTGCGCCGGGTGCAGGAGTTCTACCGTCCCGCGGCGCGTGAGTTCCGATTGGTGAGTGTTTCCGAACTGGTGCGGGACGCAGTGACACTCACCCGCAACCGCTGGCACAACGCCGCGCTAGCTGAGGGGGTCCATATCGAGATTGTCCAGGATTTGCGCTCCGCGGCCTTTGTCTCCGGGGCCGCGTCCGCCCTGCGCGACGCCCTGGTGAACATCCTGATCAACGCTTTTGACGCGGTGAACGGCCGTGGTGGAACGGTCACTATCCGGACCTGGGATACCGGGTCGTCGATCAATGTTTCGGTGAGCGATGACGGTTGTGGGATACCGCCGGAAGCCCTACCGTACGTTTTTGACCCCTTTTTCACCACCAAGGGGGAACGGGGAAGCGGCCTGGGCCTGGGGATCACCCACAACATCATCACCGCCCACGGGGGGAGCATCGGGGTACAGAGCACACCGGGACAGGGCACCACCTTCGACATCGTCCTGCCCGCGGCCCAGCCGGAACCCCAAGCCCCGGAAGAGTCCGGGCGGCCGCCCGAGTCCCATAATTATGCCGAGGTGCTGCTCATCGACGATGAGCCGGTGGTGCTGGACACCCTTAAAGGCCTTTTGTCGGCGCTCGGCTGCCGGGTGCAGGCGGCGGCCGGCGGGTATGAGGCCCTGGAGTTACTGGAGCACAATCGGTTCGACGCTGTCTTTTGCGACCTGGCCATGCCCGGTTTGAACGGGCTGGAGGTCGGCGTCCGGGTCAAGTCGGCCTATCCGGACCTGCCGTTCGTGCTGGTGACCGGTTGGGTGGACCCCGTCCTGGACGAGGTGATGAAGGAAAGCGTGGACCTGGTGCTCCGCAAGCCGGTAATGCTGAGCGACCTGCGCGGCGCCCTTCAGCGTGTGGTGCGCCTGCCCGTCCCGGACCGGGTGAAAAACCGACCTGGCCGCGACCGCCGGGCAGGGCGGGCGCGGCCAGAATAA
- a CDS encoding ABC transporter permease, translating to MSGDFMIAVLATAIVAGTPLLYAALGKILAERSGVLNLGVEGMMLVGAVSGFMVAVGTGDPWLGVLTAMLAGGALALVHAFLSVTLKANQVVSGLALTLFGTGFSAYLGRSYIGTPLDRPLCEMHLPLLSDLPLLGPIFFRHDALVLLSYLLVPALWLLVYRTRAGMNLRAVGENPAAADSLGVNVSLTRYGYVIAGGMLAGIGGAYLSLVYVPAWMENMVAGRGWIAIALVIFATWNPLNAMLGAYIFGGIDALGFRLQTLDVAVSPYFLKMLPYLFTIGVLILVTGKNVRRRIGAPGALGTPYNREER from the coding sequence GTGAGCGGGGATTTCATGATCGCCGTTCTGGCCACCGCCATCGTGGCGGGCACCCCGCTGCTGTATGCGGCACTGGGGAAAATCCTGGCCGAGCGGTCCGGGGTCTTGAACCTCGGGGTCGAGGGCATGATGCTGGTCGGAGCGGTCAGTGGGTTCATGGTCGCCGTGGGCACCGGGGATCCCTGGCTGGGGGTGCTCACGGCGATGCTTGCGGGCGGGGCGCTGGCTTTAGTCCACGCCTTCCTGAGCGTTACCCTGAAAGCCAACCAGGTGGTCAGCGGCCTAGCCCTCACCCTCTTCGGGACCGGCTTCAGCGCTTACCTGGGCCGTTCTTACATCGGCACGCCGCTGGACCGGCCCCTGTGCGAGATGCACCTGCCCCTCTTGTCCGACCTGCCGTTGCTGGGGCCGATTTTCTTCCGCCACGACGCCCTGGTGCTGCTGAGCTACCTTTTGGTACCGGCCCTGTGGCTTCTGGTTTACCGGACCCGGGCCGGGATGAATTTGCGGGCGGTGGGGGAAAACCCCGCGGCCGCAGATTCCTTGGGTGTGAACGTATCCCTGACCCGCTACGGCTATGTGATCGCCGGCGGAATGCTGGCCGGTATCGGCGGGGCCTACCTCTCCCTGGTGTACGTCCCGGCCTGGATGGAAAACATGGTCGCCGGCCGGGGCTGGATCGCGATTGCCCTGGTGATTTTCGCCACCTGGAACCCGCTGAACGCCATGCTGGGGGCTTACATTTTCGGCGGCATCGACGCGCTGGGCTTTCGCCTGCAGACGCTGGACGTGGCGGTCTCCCCGTACTTCCTGAAGATGTTGCCCTACCTGTTCACCATTGGGGTCCTGATCCTGGTCACCGGGAAGAACGTGCGCCGGCGGATCGGCGCCCCGGGGGCCCTGGGGACTCCGTACAACCGCGAGGAACGGTAA
- a CDS encoding IS607 family transposase produces the protein MEKLYPMHETMKILGVSLKTLQRWDKAGKIKIVRTPGGRRRIPESEIKRLLGEKEPVSAGRVLAIYARVSSHEQKAKGDLDRQVESVRKKFDHRLFDDILVVTDVSSGLNDRRKGLLKLMQLARKGKITDLAVSYKDRLTRFGFNYLKTCFESYGVKIHVINGEGDKKTVYEELVEDLLSIVTSFSGKLYGIRSKKKEEVTSKIREVIENAGHLPG, from the coding sequence ATGGAAAAGCTCTATCCGATGCATGAAACAATGAAAATCCTAGGTGTATCTTTAAAAACACTCCAGCGCTGGGATAAAGCGGGCAAAATAAAAATTGTTCGCACTCCCGGCGGTAGGAGGAGGATCCCCGAATCTGAGATCAAAAGGCTACTTGGGGAAAAGGAACCGGTGTCTGCCGGCCGGGTGCTGGCCATTTACGCCCGGGTTTCTTCCCACGAGCAGAAAGCCAAAGGAGACCTGGACAGGCAAGTTGAGTCGGTCAGGAAGAAATTCGACCACCGCCTCTTCGACGATATTCTGGTGGTCACCGACGTTTCCTCCGGCTTAAATGACAGAAGAAAGGGTCTGCTAAAACTGATGCAGTTAGCCCGCAAAGGCAAAATAACCGACCTGGCCGTAAGCTACAAAGACAGGCTGACCCGTTTCGGTTTCAACTACCTGAAAACCTGTTTTGAAAGCTATGGCGTGAAAATCCACGTCATAAATGGTGAAGGAGACAAGAAAACGGTTTACGAAGAACTGGTGGAAGACCTCCTCAGTATCGTCACCAGTTTTTCCGGAAAGCTCTACGGCATCAGGAGTAAGAAAAAAGAAGAAGTGACCTCAAAAATAAGGGAGGTGATTGAAAATGCAGGCCACCTACCGGGCTAG
- the lexA gene encoding transcriptional repressor LexA — protein MPGVGETIRRLREESGLSQRALARKAGLSSQYLSDIEVGRTSPSLKSLEKLAGALQVAPGQLLQGQDRFSSQVVEVPVLGRVPAGGPVVSEEVILDYLPLPRKLASEDTFCLEVRGESMQDLGIDSGDYVLVRLQPTAENGQVVIARVEGEVTCKRYYRTDRVVSLEPANRRFRPLRLEAGEIEIVGVVTNVIKRV, from the coding sequence ATGCCGGGAGTAGGAGAAACCATCAGGCGCCTGCGCGAGGAATCGGGGCTGAGCCAGCGCGCACTCGCGCGGAAGGCCGGGCTGTCGTCCCAGTACTTGAGCGACATTGAGGTCGGTCGCACCTCACCCAGCCTGAAAAGCCTGGAGAAACTGGCCGGTGCCCTGCAGGTCGCGCCGGGACAATTGCTGCAGGGGCAGGACCGGTTCTCCAGCCAAGTGGTCGAAGTCCCGGTCCTGGGCCGCGTCCCGGCCGGAGGCCCTGTTGTCTCCGAGGAAGTAATCCTGGATTACCTGCCGCTTCCCCGCAAGCTGGCTTCGGAGGACACCTTTTGCTTGGAGGTCCGGGGGGAAAGCATGCAAGACCTCGGCATCGACAGCGGGGACTACGTCCTGGTGCGGCTCCAGCCCACCGCCGAAAACGGCCAGGTCGTGATCGCCAGGGTGGAGGGCGAGGTCACCTGCAAGCGGTACTACCGCACCGACCGGGTGGTCTCCCTGGAACCGGCCAACCGCCGGTTTCGCCCCCTCCGGCTGGAGGCCGGGGAGATCGAAATTGTTGGGGTTGTAACAAATGTAATCAAAAGGGTATAG
- a CDS encoding YkgJ family cysteine cluster protein has protein sequence MFIGKVHREYLQKLEEDALRGLDKDHVFYFECQEECMGLCCQEIEIFLDPWDVETLGRHLGLTGQEFVRRYCLFELGPEWNWPVVKLRHAAEGVCAFLGDDKLCRVYPARPRNCRAHPVARAVRFAPGDPPRKEERLFLLPPNPGCLCHGGSRRWTLEEWIADSELGHYHELSDLHLELIHYAVDTLRSRKWLHEDTVRMIIPFLYGPEILRARLGIPETAVDHEEFYRRRLLALKVILTDLAAVLGYGPRARRVNEAEPGTAFGGNLMDRVRPVLLTGKE, from the coding sequence GTGTTCATAGGGAAAGTGCACCGTGAATACCTGCAAAAGCTGGAGGAAGATGCCCTGCGGGGCCTGGACAAAGACCACGTTTTTTACTTCGAGTGCCAGGAAGAGTGTATGGGCCTGTGCTGCCAGGAGATTGAGATCTTCCTCGATCCCTGGGACGTCGAAACGCTCGGCCGGCACCTGGGCCTCACCGGACAGGAGTTCGTACGCCGCTACTGTCTCTTTGAACTGGGACCCGAGTGGAACTGGCCGGTGGTCAAGCTCCGGCACGCCGCCGAAGGAGTTTGCGCCTTTCTCGGGGACGACAAGTTATGCCGGGTGTACCCGGCCCGGCCCCGAAACTGCCGGGCCCACCCCGTGGCCCGGGCCGTCCGGTTCGCACCCGGTGATCCGCCCCGGAAGGAGGAGCGGCTTTTTCTGCTCCCTCCCAACCCCGGGTGCTTGTGCCACGGCGGCTCGCGGCGCTGGACCCTGGAGGAGTGGATCGCCGATTCGGAATTGGGACACTACCACGAACTCTCCGACCTGCACCTGGAACTGATCCACTACGCGGTGGACACCCTTCGGTCCCGGAAGTGGCTGCACGAGGACACCGTCAGAATGATCATCCCGTTCCTGTACGGTCCCGAGATCCTGCGCGCCCGCCTGGGCATTCCGGAGACCGCGGTTGACCACGAGGAGTTCTACCGGCGCCGGCTGCTGGCGCTGAAGGTGATCCTGACCGACCTCGCCGCCGTGCTGGGGTACGGCCCGCGAGCCAGAAGGGTCAATGAGGCTGAACCCGGAACCGCTTTCGGGGGCAACCTGATGGACCGGGTCCGACCGGTGCTCCTGACCGGAAAAGAGTGA